The sequence below is a genomic window from Nitrospirota bacterium.
CATGGAAAGCAGACCCTTTCATCTTACAATGCCGCCCGGATCACGTTTGATAACCGTCTGAAGGCTGAAGAGATCCGAAAGGAAAGATATCAGTTCAGAATACCTAAGGATGCCACGGGGACGGTGATCTTCATGGCTCGTATCAATTATCTCAGATACCCCAGTTCCTTTGCACGTTCGCTTGGCATTGAGAAGACTGAGCCTGTGGAACTGGCTGCTGCAAAAAAAGAGATCAGAATCCGATGAGAGCCCTTAAACTTAAAGGTCTTTGTTGAACTTGGCTCGGCTTATATTGAAGAAGAGTTGATGAATACGATATAATGCCGTAGATCTTTACGGGGGGTACCATGGCACTGGAGAAGAGAAACAAGCGGAGCGAAGAGAGATATCCCTATCTGAGGACAATAAAGTATATCTGTCTTCCTGATTCAGAAGGAGACTTCAAAGGCGTAACAATTGATATCAGCAAAGCAGGGATGAGTCTCTATATTTTTAGCCCCTGCTGCATCCGTGAAGGACATCATGTAAAGGTCAAGGATGACCTGCCTCTCCCTTCAACGACTGGAGTTGTTCGTTGGGTAAAACAGGTTGATCATGATCTTTATCGGGCAGGGCTTCAGTTCCGCTGACCTGGCTTCGGTTGCTATCAACTTTCCATTTCATTCTGCTATTATTCCACGTCGTTCATGTGTGATTACCCTTTTGGCAACAAGGAGATATTGATGTCGGATATGAAAAAGATGTATAAGACCATCATGGACGATGATTTCCCTGACGAAATGGCTGTCAGGTTTGGAAGCCAAACGCTCCTGTACAGAAAGAGAGCATGGAAAATAACTGACGACGCGTCGGGAGAGCTTGTTGAAAAAGGGCTGCGCTATGGCGAGAATCCCGATCAGCAGGCTGCGCTCTATGAGTTGGTGAATGGTAACCTGGTGCTGGGAGATTGCAGGTTCATCGAAGCAGGCAATGGGCTTGTGAGCAGCATTTCAGAGGCTGACATGCTCCAGGCCGGCAAGCATCCCGGCAAGACAAACCTCACCGATATCGATAATGCTTTGAATATCCTCAAGTATCTCTCAGGACGGCCTGCGGCAGTGATCATGAAACATAATAACCCGAGTGGCGTTGCATATGGAGACACCGTTTCAGATGCGTATGAGAAGGCAACTATGGCTGACAGGATTGCGGCATTCGGCGGATGCCTTGTTGTGAACCGATCCCTGGACAGGATGACTGCAGAATTGGTCAGTAATAATTATCTTGAAGTTGTTGCTGCCCCTGATTTTGAGGATGGCGTTTTTGATATCATTGCAAAAAGGAAGAACCTCAGGATTGTGAAGATGCATAAGATAGGTGAGCTGGAAAAGTATCGCTCTTTTCGTTTTGTGGACTTCAAATCATTAATAGACGGCGGAATAATTGTTCAGCAGTCGCCGGTCAGCAGGATAAGGACAAAGGATGAT
It includes:
- a CDS encoding PilZ domain-containing protein — protein: MALEKRNKRSEERYPYLRTIKYICLPDSEGDFKGVTIDISKAGMSLYIFSPCCIREGHHVKVKDDLPLPSTTGVVRWVKQVDHDLYRAGLQFR
- a CDS encoding IMP cyclohydrolase — translated: MSDMKKMYKTIMDDDFPDEMAVRFGSQTLLYRKRAWKITDDASGELVEKGLRYGENPDQQAALYELVNGNLVLGDCRFIEAGNGLVSSISEADMLQAGKHPGKTNLTDIDNALNILKYLSGRPAAVIMKHNNPSGVAYGDTVSDAYEKATMADRIAAFGGCLVVNRSLDRMTAELVSNNYLEVVAAPDFEDGVFDIIAKRKNLRIVKMHKIGELEKYRSFRFVDFKSLIDGGIIVQQSPVSRIRTKDDFLPAKTVYKGREYAVERLPTEKDYDDMLFGWNVEQGITSNSVIYVKDGVTVGIGTGEQDRVGVAEIAIFKAYTKYADSLCFRKYGIPYKTFEMEASLGRRDIDALREIDALTNNEKGGLIGATMVSDAFFPFRDGVDVGIKEGIKAIVQPGGSDRDYESIEACNQADPKVTMVFTGQRAFRH